DNA from Chloracidobacterium sp.:
CGGCCGTGAACTTCCGCCCGGTCTCAAGCATTGCGATCAGCTTCACAAACCGATCTTTACGCCGGCAACCAAGGCAGCCTCGGGCCACGACGATAATATCAGCCAGCTCGAGTTCGTTAAGATCGTTGGGCACGACACCGCGGTCGAACTCAAGACGATCTCAAAGCAGATCTATACTGAGGCCAGCGAATATGCGCTCGGCAGGGGGATCATCATCGCCGATACCAAGTTCGAGTTCGGCATGGACAAGGACGGCAACATACTGCTCATCGACGAGGTTTTAACGCCCGACTCGTCCCGATTTTGGGACGCCGCGAGCTATGAGCCCGGACATCCGCAGCCGTCGTTCGACAAACAGTTCGTTCGTGAATATCTGGAAACGTTGGACTGGGGCAAGACGCCGCCTGCGCCGGCGTTGCCGCCGGAAGTTGCCGATGCGACGTCAAAGCGCTACTTGAAAGCTTTCCAATTGCTCACCGGCGAGGAACTACGGAACGATTGATCGTTTTCTACGGATCTGAGAATGCGAGACTTGATGGAAAACCTGATCGACGAAATGCTCGACGGCCGCATTCTGCTCGGCGAGGCGATCGACGAATTCGAAAAGATATACATTCAAAAAGCGCTTGAGCGAAACCGGGAACACCTCTCGAACACCGCCGATCTTTTGGGCATACACCGAAACACGTTGTCGAAACGTGTTGCTGACTATAAAGCCGCGTCGGCGCCGAAGAAGATCGCGTCCAGACGATCGAACGGAAGAAAGCCGGGCTCGAAGTCCAAACGAACTGCGAAAGGCAAACCCTAACGCCGAGTTTCAAGCACCTCGATCGGGTCGCCTGTTCTCAAAACGACTCCAGGATTCTCCGGTATCAGATTCTCGCCAAAGAGCACACTCGTCTCGGTGTGCCCAAATGCCTCGAATGTATCGGGAAACGCGTCCTTCGCCATCCTAAATCCGGCGAGCGTTTTTAACGGCTCTTTGCCGTCAAATTGCCCGCGGGATTGGTCGACCGTCGTCATCACGCAACGTGCACACGGTTTTACGACGCGAAAAATTGCTTCGCCGATCTTGATCCTTGCCCAACGGTCTTCTTCGAATGGTTCGCTGCCGTTTACGACCACATTCGGACGAAAACGGTTCATCGGCAGCGGCAGCTTTTCGCCGTATTCCTCATCATGATATCGGTCATGCAGCCGTTCGTTCAGTTCTCCGACCGACGCCTCCCCGAGAAGCAGCAGCGGATAGCCGTCCGCAAAGCTGACGATGTCATCGCCGGTGTCAAACGGTTTGCTAACGTGCCGATAGGATTTGTCCGGCATCCGCACAAGCTGGCATTTTCGACCCAGAACGTCGCTGAACCATTCGCTCACCTCCCCGACGTATACTTCACCGGCCACATCACTTTGCCAGACCGTCACATTCTGATACTTCCCGCGGTCGGGCTCGAACGGGATCGCGACCGAACCCTCTTCCGGACTCGAAACCCGCAACCCTCCGCTTTCGACCTCGACCGTCAAAACAGCCATTTTCGGGACCTCACGTTGAGTGAAAAACGTGCCGTCCGGATCGGTCAGCATCCATCGCCGATCGAACTGCAACCCACGTTTCTCGACAACCGAGCTTTGCAGCAAGATCCCCTTAAGCGATTTGATCGGGTAAATGTTTATCTCGGAAATTAACATGATCACATTCCAGAATGCGTAATTCTCTTGCCAAAACTCTCATTGAATTTGTGTCCGTCGTGGGCCGAAAGACCAAAGAAATTCATCTTGAGGCCTTTAAGCCGGATGTGCTTTATCCATGCATAATGCGTCTAAACGTTCATCGATTCTCCAAGTCTCACGCCGGTTGAGAATCCACGACGCATACGCTCTCATTTCAAATCAAAGATAAACATACACCAGACTTGACAGCATCACACTCATATTTTCTGAATCTTCAAATAAACCCTTGACAAGTTTAACCGCGTTTAGTAAATTAGCAGTCACAACAGCCGAGTGCTAATTCCGTTACTATTGCGTCCGGCTCAAGCTGTTATCTTAATCCGTTAATCTCAATTTTGGAAGGAGTACGAAACAAATGGCTACAAACATCAAACCTTTACACGACCGCGTGATCATCAGGCGGATCGAAGACAACGTCAACCAGACGGCTGGCGGGCTCTTCATTCCTGACACTGCAAAAGAAAAGCCGCAGGAAGGCGAGGTCATCGCTGCCGGCGAAGGCAAGTATAAAGAAGACGGCAGCCGTCAGACGCTCGACGTCAAAGCCGGCGACCGTGTGCTTTTCGGTAAATACAGCGGTTCTGAGATCAAGCTCGACGGTGAAGAGTTCATCATCATGCGCGAAGACGAGATCCTCGGCATCATCAACCGTGCTGGAGCTGCTGCGTAGTAAGCGTCAGGCGTTCTCGCATGACCTTACGCATATCGAATTCACAATTATTTCGCGCCTGAAGGCGTAACTCTTACGAGGAGAAAATCTATATCATGGCAAAACAAGTTATTCATGGAGAAGAATCACGTTCCGCGATTCTACGCGGTGTAAATCAGCTCGCTGACGCTGTAAAGGTGACGCTTGGCCCGAAAGGCCGCAACGTCGTCATCGACAAGAAGTTTGGCTCGCCGACCATCACCAAGGACGGCGTAACGGTCGCAAAAGAGATCGAATTGAAAGATTCGCTCGAGAACATGGGTGCTCAGATGGTCCGCGAAGTGGCCAGCAAGACCTCGGACGTCGCCGGTGACGGTACGACGACCGCAACCGTCCTTGCCCAGGCGATCTTCAAAGAAGGCGTCCGCACGGTTGCCGCCGGTGCAAATCCGATGGCTCTCAAGCGCGGCATCGATAAGGCTGTGACCGAGGTCGTCGCTGAGATCGGCCGTCTCTCGAAGCCGGTTTCGGGCGAGATGATCGCCCAGGTCGGAACGGTTTCGGCAAATGGCGACAAGACGATCGGAACGATCATCGCCGAGGCGATGGACAAGGTCGGCAAAGACGGTGTCATCACGGTCGAAGAATCGAAGACGATGGACACGAGCCTCGAGGTCGTCGAAGGTATGCAGTTTGACCGCGGCTACCTTTCGCCTTACTTCGTTACCGATCCTGACCGGATGGAAGCCTCGCTTGACGAGCCCTTCATCCTCATCAACGAGAAGAAGATCTCGAACATGCGCGACCTTCTGCCGATCCTCGAACAGGTTGCTAAAATGGGCCGTCCGCTGCTCATCATCGCCGAAGACGTCGAAGGCGAAGCTCTTGCGACGCTCGTTGTCAACAAGCTCCGCGGCACATTGAACGTCGCAGCGGTCAAGGCACCGGGCTTTGGCGACCGCCGCAAGGCAATGCTCGAAGACATCGCCATCCTGACGGGCGGCAAGGTCATCAGCGAAGACCTCGGCATCAAGCTTGAAGGCGTGACGATCGAAGACCTCGGCAAAGCCAAGAAGATCACGATCGACAAGGAAAACACCACCATCGTCGAAGGCGGCGGTTCGGGCGAGGCCATCGACGGCCGCGTCAAGACCATTCGCACGCAGATCGAAGAGACCAGCAGCGACTATGACCGCGAGAAGCTCCAGGAGCGTCTTGCTAAATTGGTCGGCGGCGTTGCCGTCATCAAGGTCGGTGCGGCGACCGAGACCGAGATGAAGGAAAAGAAGGCTCGTGTTGAAGACGCAATGCACGCAACCCGTGCTGCGGTCGAAGAAGGCATCGTTGCCGGCGGCGGCGTTACCCTCGTTCGTGCATCGAAGGTGCTCAACAACTTTGACGCCGGCGAGGACACGGACGAGCAGATCGGTGTCAACATCATCAAGCGTGCTGTTGAAGAACCGCTCCGTCAGATCGTTGCCAACGCTGGCAAAGAAGGCGCGGTCGTCGTCGAGAAGATCCGCTCGGAAGACAGCGAAGCCTACGGCTTTAACGCTGCGACCGAGAAGTTCGAAGACCTCGTCGCAGCCGGTGTCATCGACCCCGCAAAGGTCACCCGTTACGCTCTGCAGAACGCAGCTTCGATCGCGGGCCTGATGCTCACCACCGAAGCCATGATCGCCGACGCCCCTGAAGAAAAGGGCGGCGACCATGGTATGGGCGGCATGGGCGGCGGCATGGGCGGCATGGGCATGGGAATGTAGGCCCGGTTTTCAATTCCTACGACTCGTGAAGCGTGGTAACAACAAAGGCCTCGTCCCCGACGAGGCTTTTCTCTTTCTATTCGAAACGTGCTAAATTTGTTCCTAATTAATGCTCGATATTCTTGACGAATTGTTGTCAGAGGTCACGTCAAACAAGCACCTGATCTCTCTCGCGGTGGAGCTAGGGGCCATGAAGGTTCCTGTCGTTTCAGAAGCGGAAAAACAGCTTACTGTCGGTCCACTGCCAAAGATTTCGAAGAGTACACGGCAACGCTTTCGCTCAGTGATTGAAAACGGGGCAGATCCACTCGGCATCTTTTTCTCTCTCTTAAACTCACCCGAAGAACGGCGCTCAAACGGTGCGGTCTATACTCCAATACCGATTGTCGATGCGATGATTCGTTGGTCTGTCGTTCAATCGAAGCCAGAGCG
Protein-coding regions in this window:
- a CDS encoding phosphoribosylaminoimidazolesuccinocarboxamide synthase codes for the protein MSAASTLSDSTFTGLPLVHRGKVRDVYEIDKETLLLVATDRISAFDCILPTPIRHKGAVLTALSAFWFERLRHIVPNHLITADFDQMPNVVKEHPELRGRSMLVRRTEVFPVECVVRGYLEGSGWKDYKATGMVCGRELPPGLKHCDQLHKPIFTPATKAASGHDDNISQLEFVKIVGHDTAVELKTISKQIYTEASEYALGRGIIIADTKFEFGMDKDGNILLIDEVLTPDSSRFWDAASYEPGHPQPSFDKQFVREYLETLDWGKTPPAPALPPEVADATSKRYLKAFQLLTGEELRND
- a CDS encoding MOSC domain-containing protein; its protein translation is MLISEINIYPIKSLKGILLQSSVVEKRGLQFDRRWMLTDPDGTFFTQREVPKMAVLTVEVESGGLRVSSPEEGSVAIPFEPDRGKYQNVTVWQSDVAGEVYVGEVSEWFSDVLGRKCQLVRMPDKSYRHVSKPFDTGDDIVSFADGYPLLLLGEASVGELNERLHDRYHDEEYGEKLPLPMNRFRPNVVVNGSEPFEEDRWARIKIGEAIFRVVKPCARCVMTTVDQSRGQFDGKEPLKTLAGFRMAKDAFPDTFEAFGHTETSVLFGENLIPENPGVVLRTGDPIEVLETRR
- a CDS encoding co-chaperone GroES — protein: MATNIKPLHDRVIIRRIEDNVNQTAGGLFIPDTAKEKPQEGEVIAAGEGKYKEDGSRQTLDVKAGDRVLFGKYSGSEIKLDGEEFIIMREDEILGIINRAGAAA
- the groL gene encoding chaperonin GroEL (60 kDa chaperone family; promotes refolding of misfolded polypeptides especially under stressful conditions; forms two stacked rings of heptamers to form a barrel-shaped 14mer; ends can be capped by GroES; misfolded proteins enter the barrel where they are refolded when GroES binds); this encodes MAKQVIHGEESRSAILRGVNQLADAVKVTLGPKGRNVVIDKKFGSPTITKDGVTVAKEIELKDSLENMGAQMVREVASKTSDVAGDGTTTATVLAQAIFKEGVRTVAAGANPMALKRGIDKAVTEVVAEIGRLSKPVSGEMIAQVGTVSANGDKTIGTIIAEAMDKVGKDGVITVEESKTMDTSLEVVEGMQFDRGYLSPYFVTDPDRMEASLDEPFILINEKKISNMRDLLPILEQVAKMGRPLLIIAEDVEGEALATLVVNKLRGTLNVAAVKAPGFGDRRKAMLEDIAILTGGKVISEDLGIKLEGVTIEDLGKAKKITIDKENTTIVEGGGSGEAIDGRVKTIRTQIEETSSDYDREKLQERLAKLVGGVAVIKVGAATETEMKEKKARVEDAMHATRAAVEEGIVAGGGVTLVRASKVLNNFDAGEDTDEQIGVNIIKRAVEEPLRQIVANAGKEGAVVVEKIRSEDSEAYGFNAATEKFEDLVAAGVIDPAKVTRYALQNAASIAGLMLTTEAMIADAPEEKGGDHGMGGMGGGMGGMGMGM